CTCCAGGATGGCGCGGCCCGTTCTGTCCTCGTTCCCGATCGGTTTCATGAGCGCCGTGCTCGGTTCCACCGGGCTTCCGGTGTCGCGGATCGGTCTGGGCCTCGCCGCCCTCGGCCGCCCCGCCTACATCACCCTGAGGCGCGACCGGGACCTGGGCGCAGCCCGAAGCCAGGAGGCCATGGAACGGCGGGCGCACGAGGTGATGGACGCGGCGTACGAAGCTGGGATCCGGTACTTCGACGCCGCCCGGTCCTACGGGTACGCCGAACGGTTCCTGGCCTCCTGGCTCGAGCGGGACGAGCCCTTGCGCAAGGTGACGGTCGGGTCGAAGTGGGGGTATCGGTACACCGCGGGGTGGCGCCTCGACGCCGAGGTGAACGAGGTCAAGGACCACAGTCTGGAGGCCCTTCGGCGCCAGTACGCCGAGAGCCGTTCCATCCTGGGCGACCGTCTGGCCCTGTACCAGATCCACTCGGCGACCCTGGAAAGCGGCGTGCTGGAGGACCGCCGGGTGCTGGCCGAGCTGGCCCGCCTGCGGGACGAAGGTCTGGTCATCGGCCTGACCGCGAGCGGACCGCGGCAGGGCGAGGTGATCCGCCGGGCCCTGGAGGTCTCGGTCGACGGCGTGAACCCCTTCTCGGCGGTTCAGGCCACGTGGAACGTGTTCGAGCCCTCCGTGGGGCCGGCCCTCTCCGAGGCGCGGAAGTCGGGCTGGGGGGTGATCGTGAAGGAAGCCCTGGCCAACGGCCGCCTGACATCCAACGGCGCGCCGCCGGCCGAGCTGGCCCGTGTGGCCGACGCGCACGGCGTGGGGCCGGACGCGGTCGCGCTGGCCGCCGCCCTGTCCCAGCCGTGGGCGTCCGTCTGCCTGTCGGGAGCGGTCAGCGTCGACCAGCTCCGGAGCAACGTCGCCGCGCCGGCCGTCACGCTCTCGAACCACGAGCTCGATCGTCTGGCGCGGCTGGCCGAGCCCCCGGAACAGTACTGGCGAACCCGCGCCGGGCTCCCCTGGCGGTAGCCGGGCCTGCGCTCGCGTTCCTCTCGCAGAAGCCGCTCCACCCCGATCGGGCTAGCCGGCTTCCTCGCCCTTGACGATGCCGAAGACGGCCCCCTGCGGGTCGGCCAGGACGGCGTACCGGCCCGCGCCCTCCATGGTCATGGCGGGCATCAGCACGCTTGCCCCGCCCTCCAGCGCGGCGGCCAGTGTGCCGTCCACGTCGGCGACCTCGAAGTAGATGGCCCAGTTCGGCGGGATCTCCATGCCGGGCTGGGG
The sequence above is a segment of the Actinomycetota bacterium genome. Coding sequences within it:
- a CDS encoding aldo/keto reductase, with translation MSAVLGSTGLPVSRIGLGLAALGRPAYITLRRDRDLGAARSQEAMERRAHEVMDAAYEAGIRYFDAARSYGYAERFLASWLERDEPLRKVTVGSKWGYRYTAGWRLDAEVNEVKDHSLEALRRQYAESRSILGDRLALYQIHSATLESGVLEDRRVLAELARLRDEGLVIGLTASGPRQGEVIRRALEVSVDGVNPFSAVQATWNVFEPSVGPALSEARKSGWGVIVKEALANGRLTSNGAPPAELARVADAHGVGPDAVALAAALSQPWASVCLSGAVSVDQLRSNVAAPAVTLSNHELDRLARLAEPPEQYWRTRAGLPWR